TGAATGCCAACAATGACCCTGGTTCAAACTTTTGCTAACACGTTGCTTGTTTGAGTCTGACTTGCGATCTGAATCTGACTCGGAGTGAGTTAGATATCAGAtcgtttgttttttcattttaataatatttgactCTAGATCTGATTTGGCTCATACATCTGACTCGGACATGACACACTGGACAAATATCTGACCGGATATGAATGCCATTTTATGTCTTTATTGGTCAACATTTGAGCGAGACGTAACGAGTCAGATTCAGATGTAATGGATCGATATGACTCGAATTCGGAGGAATCCGttcaatcaagaaaaaaaaaacacgtaaGTTTGTCTTCCTTCTTCCATTACCAACTGGTGTCTTCCTTCTTCCATTACCAACCGGTTAGGAGTAGATATCAGTAGAGATGGGTAAttcataatttttaatttaaCTTTTAGACTAATTAAGATGAGTAGTAAAGCTGAAACTGAAAACTAATTTGGCAGCCCTTATCAAATGGTGGTTAGTGGGTAAAATATGTTATTGTCACCGTCTGAGTTTTGCTTCCGAAGATACAGCTGGTCATACAGGGAAGAACACGCTTAGGCGGGAAAGAAAGCAATTTCTACTTCGTAAATTCCTAAATTCGTCCGATAACCTTAACCGTGATTCCCAAGTTTCTTCTCCGAACCCTAAAACACTTGTATTTACTCCTACTTCACTCCGGAGTCTCTCTGAGTTGCCTAATTACTACTTGTATTCTTCATATAAAACCAAAACTCCATCGCTAATTCCTCCCTGAATTATTTCACAACACAAAAAAAGCCCTAAACTTTCCTTATCTAAACTCTGTTATTTTTTTCTCAAGAACCCAATCAACAGCTATGTCGTTGGATCCTGATGAATACGCTGATCTCTGTGCTGATACTCGACAAGTAAGTAACATCTTCAAATTCCTTCTTCATTCAATTCTGTAATtactccaaattagggttttgatgattttgattgtgtatccctTAATTGTTTGAATTGCGAAAGCTAAAATCTTTTTCATTGTTCAAATTACAGGATCCTGATTTCGAAACTAGAAGACTTATAGTTGAATCACCTACTGCAAAAGCTAAGCGTATTGAAGCGTTGAGAGCTAGATGTGCTGGTCTCATCCATAAATCGGAGGTTTTTCTTCATCTAACTGTAAGTTAATCATATTCAGTCAATCAATATTTACCATTAAAATCTTATAATCCCTTATTTCAATATGACCTAATTCTGTTTCTGTTGTGTTAATCCAGGATGAGAAATCCCATTCCCTTAAGATGCGACAAGCCAAATTGAAAAGACAGAGAGACAGGGCAGCAGCAAGATTGGCATTAGAAAAATTGGAAAAGTCTATTCAGGTCTATGATCCCCTTGCTGCCATGAGGGAATATGAGATGCTTATATCTTGTAATGCGCCATACAGAAAACTCGATTGGCATCAGTTTCTGCAAAGTAGTGGTATCTCTATCAAATAAACTTAAGTTTGATCTATGTAGTCCGTTTTATCGGTTTTAGgctctttttttttgcttttcaatTTCAGTATAAAAGTGAGGAGAGTATGTGGATGATGTAATTataagacaatgaagaagaagatagtcTGTGTATATTGGGGCATGACTGGCATATGATCCTAAAGGGTATCAGTGGTGCCAACCTAGTTGGGATGACTGATGTCCCTTTGTGATGCCTCTGcccattctttgttttctttcttttttagccTGGTTGCGGCTTCGTACGTTGTAGTCGTAGAATATTGCGAGAAACTTAATTATTTAACCAAGTTATCATTGTGAAAGATCTTCTggttattgattttgttattgcTTTAGGCTTGTCAGTTTACTAGTTCATTAGCCTATTCTGTTGATGAGCTGAGAATATTAATGTAAAGTTTGTATGCGGAATCGCAATTTGCACTGTTGTTCATGATAAAACTTGGTAAAGCAAGACTGAATTTTGTTGCTAATCCATTTTGCACTTCAATCATCTACTGGATACGCTTCCTTCAGTTTAAGAGGTGAAATTGTTAGTTTCATTCATTTTATTACCGTTTTCTTTGCTTTTCGTATTTAGAAATATGTGCACAAGAAATGGAAGTAAAGGAATGGTTAATAATATATTTCTATGTTAAGTAGGTACAGGTCAAGCCACAGAACATTATCTGAAACTGAACGTTAAATCTGTTTAATAATGTCGGGAcatggtagaattttttttgattatcatttgaagAAAGGGACATGAATTCTGCTGTTAGTTGTGTCACAGATGCAATTCAACAGAGTGAAGGGGTTGGAAGTGAGTGGACTCTGATGAGCATTTCAAGCAGGAGCAAGATGTTGAGGGTGCAGAGAGAATCTAAAGAACGCCGAGGATGAATTAGAAGCAGAGGTATTTGTGTCACTGATAAGGACATATGCAGCTGCTGGTAAGACTAGTCGATTGATTCGACATCAATTAAAAGAAGGAAATGAAGAATCTCCACGTAGTGTGTGTCGAGAAAGAACCAAGTAGTAGATAGATACACAAATGTAAAGTCTTTGGAAGGCAGACAACTGTACCTGTCCTCAAATCATATACTATAAATACATTCTTTGTGTCACATTTACACAAAGAAGAAAGTTATGTAATACAGTACAATGTTAAATTTGGAAATGAATAGCGTCGCTCGGAAACATGTTTTTTCACTTACAAGTTTGTTGTCGGAACCCAAACCGTTCGTTTTTAAGATCAAACTCGGTGTAAAAATTCTGTTGTTGAAAATTCCCCAAAATTACTGAAGGTCCTTCTCCTCTAGTAGTGTCAGCATTATTTGTTACAATGGTAAGACAAACAACTTGGCTGTTACCAACAATCGAAAAATAGTTCGCTAATGGCAATTCCATCTCGGCTCCTCCTTTAAAATGAAAAGAGAGTCTGGGTAATGCCAACTTCATTCCCTTGTGATTTTCCGGTAACTCGAAACATGGTTTTAATCCGCTACTTATTTCGACTTCCGATGCTCGTCTGTAATTCCGCCGCACTTGGTTCTCTATCTCACTTGCTACTAACTCAAATATTCTTCCTTCCATGAACGTAAATGTCGAACCAGAATCAACTATTGTTCCACCATTACCATCAGCTCCTAGTGACAAAAAATCGTATGGAATTTTTACCTTTTTACCTCCAACGGTAATTTCCTTTAAACCCACGTAGTAATAAACAGAAAATCCCGTCGGGTTCTTAACAAACGGAGTATACTTAACACCAGTGGTTTTGGTATCACCGGAACCTGACCCGGTATGTAAAACGAGTTGAGTACTCTTCTCTGTGTTATCAAACCGGTGAGAAAGAAGACAGTAAGAAAACTTGTTGACACCGAGTTGACTCGGTAACGAAGCCTCACCTCGGCCGAATCCGGCAATTCCTGTCGGTATCCGAAGAGAGAAACGTGAACATCCGACGACGAAATTTGGAACTCTTTTTGGTTTGAGATGCAATGTTTCAGAGAGGAGAAGCCCAGTTGTTGAACCAGAACCATAGATAATCAAATAAGGTGGACAAATTTGTGCACAATTCGTTAC
This genomic stretch from Papaver somniferum cultivar HN1 chromosome 5, ASM357369v1, whole genome shotgun sequence harbors:
- the LOC113277989 gene encoding uncharacterized protein LOC113277989, translated to MSLDPDEYADLCADTRQDPDFETRRLIVESPTAKAKRIEALRARCAGLIHKSEVFLHLTDEKSHSLKMRQAKLKRQRDRAAARLALEKLEKSIQVYDPLAAMREYEMLISCNAPYRKLDWHQFLQSSGISIK
- the LOC113283229 gene encoding probable aspartyl protease At4g16563; translated protein: MDSSSTLSIVLLLCILTLLSLSPFISSSPTSIILPLEKITNTQTQSSLSTDPWKTLNHLASTSLIRANHLKNPHKKTTHLSTPVYPQSYGGYSVSLTFGTPPQTSIPFVLDTGSNLVWFPCTDHYICQNCSFSSSSSPSPKSNSVIQSYKPKLSSSSKLIGCQNPKCSWIHHGSGDDIQSRCQECAPGVTNCAQICPPYLIIYGSGSTTGLLLSETLHLKPKRVPNFVVGCSRFSLRIPTGIAGFGRGEASLPSQLGVNKFSYCLLSHRFDNTEKSTQLVLHTGSGSGDTKTTGVKYTPFVKNPTGFSVYYYVGLKEITVGGKKVKIPYDFLSLGADGNGGTIVDSGSTFTFMEGRIFELVASEIENQVRRNYRRASEVEISSGLKPCFELPENHKGMKLALPRLSFHFKGGAEMELPLANYFSIVGNSQVVCLTIVTNNADTTRGEGPSVILGNFQQQNFYTEFDLKNERFGFRQQTCK